The Pelotomaculum isophthalicicum JI DNA window GGCATTTTGCATCACTTTTGGGAGAAGTGACTGAGGTTTATCAGGAGCCGGATACGAGGCCCGTACGTCCGGTTCTGTGAGAAGGATAATGCTGCAGAAAATTACTGCAGCATTACCTTACTCGATTATGAGCATATAATCGCTTCCGGTATAGACCACAGGTCATTAAATGCCAGGGTGAGTCAGTCCCCTGACTCCCCTGACTCAGTCCCCTGACTCATAGCGTTGGGGATAGATATCGGCACATATTTCGTAATTGCTTGTTAAGAGCACTGGTGGCAAGTATAATTTACATATAGTATGCGCCAGGTAATATATGGCAATAATAGGGTGTAGGATTTTCTGTTAAATTGGAGGAAATTATGCCCGTTAATGAACAAAGAAAATTATTGACGGTTTTTGGAGTACTTGTTGGGCTGTCCTTAATTATCTTGTTTTTGCTCCTAACACCGGCAGGCCAAAAGCTGGTTAACATAAACAGTGAAGAAACACTGTTGCTGAACATTCTGAAGTCATCTGGAGCTGACCTCAAAACCACCCACGTAACCGGTTGGGTGAAAGTTGACAATTCTGCGTCAGGTGTGAATGAGCCGGAAGAAATAGCCAGTCTGGCCGCCGGTCTGCTGGGCTTGAACGTAGCTGCCTGTAAAACGGAAAACTGGCAAAACGCGTATGCCCGAGGCAGCGAGATAACAGGAGCGTTGCCTGACGGCAGCCCGGTTTCCGTGCTCGGACAGATAATGGAATATCCGGAGGGGAATGTTGTATCGCACATCATGGTCAATCTGGCGGCGGGGGATTATAGAAAGGTGCGAACTTACAAAAAGCGGATAGGACAAGCTTTAAGTCAGTGCGGTAAAGATGAGCGTGTAGCTGTTTCTCTTTCCGGCTGGCTCGAGAAGGATCTGAGTGATGAGGAACTGACAGCCCGCGCGGAGGAATTGATGAGTGGCGCAGGCGCGGTTGTTCAAGAGAGAGTCGCTAAAGACAATCTGGTCAGCCTGACAGGTTATAGTGCGCGATTTTCACGTGACCTGCGCTATGCAGGGAAAGAAGTTAACCTGAATGTGGCGATACGACGCAGTCCATCCTCCCACGGCGCGCTAATTTATGTAGCGTCGCCGGTTATTCTTACGGAATATTAGAAATATAATAAAGTCAGGAGTCAGGAGTCAGTAGTCAGAATAAAAGAACCGGCGAGAATATTCGAAGACTTATCAGCCTGGTAGAAGGTCCACTCATTCGGCTTGTGTTTAATATCAATATTCTTATAAGGATTCTAACTACATCTGCACGAGATTAATTTATTACTGGAAGTATATTTCTCTGATTTATTCTAATTTTTTTCTACTGACTACTGACTACTGACTACTGATTACTGAATACTGACCCCTAAGTAGTACCCTTAAGGAGAAGGTGTTCTTTTTGCGCAAGCTGTTGATTGGCGCGGTGCTTCTAATCACTGCCCTGGTTTTAGCAATTCCCTATCTGGCGGACAGGCAAATCCCGGCTAAATTTTTCCCGGGCGTGACCATAGTCAGGCTGTACATACATAAGGAAAATAAGATACAACCGTTGCAATTGGAAGATTACCTGATTGGGGTGGTCGCGGCTGAAATGCCGGCGGAATTTCCTCTTGATGCGCTAAAAGCGCAGGCAGTCGCAGCCAGGACCTATGTAGTTAAGCGAATGGGCGCCGGTGGTGTGGCCAATCCGC harbors:
- a CDS encoding YwmB family TATA-box binding protein; protein product: MPVNEQRKLLTVFGVLVGLSLIILFLLLTPAGQKLVNINSEETLLLNILKSSGADLKTTHVTGWVKVDNSASGVNEPEEIASLAAGLLGLNVAACKTENWQNAYARGSEITGALPDGSPVSVLGQIMEYPEGNVVSHIMVNLAAGDYRKVRTYKKRIGQALSQCGKDERVAVSLSGWLEKDLSDEELTARAEELMSGAGAVVQERVAKDNLVSLTGYSARFSRDLRYAGKEVNLNVAIRRSPSSHGALIYVASPVILTEY